In one Halictus rubicundus isolate RS-2024b chromosome 14, iyHalRubi1_principal, whole genome shotgun sequence genomic region, the following are encoded:
- the LOC143360785 gene encoding uncharacterized protein LOC143360785 isoform X1, translated as MRHFRLSKVWPIALDNKQNDTWELLGNKCRNSIIHLNMLYCEPMLFQLGFDPCANLRIYLHAARLTENRVCFLRICEIMLPSVTTIINSRKCFKNNALCTVLEILRI; from the exons ATGCGCCATTTTAGACT CAGCAAGGTATGGCCCATCGCCTTGGACAATAAGCAAAATGATACTTGGGAGCTGTTAGGCAACAAATGCAGAAATAGTATTATACACCTAAACATGCTGTATTGCGAGCCGATGCTATTTCAGTTGGGGTTCGATCCTTGCGCGAATCTACGGATATATTTGCACGCGGCTCGATTAACTGAGAACCGAGTGTGCTTCTTGCGAATCTGTGAAATAATGCTGCCATCCGTTACAACGATTATAAACAGTAGGAAATGTTTCAAGAATAATGCTCTATGCACCGTACTTGAAATCCTACggatttag
- the LOC143360785 gene encoding uncharacterized protein LOC143360785 isoform X2, protein MRHFRLSKVWPIALDNKQNDTWELLGNKCRNSIIHLNMLYCEPMLFQLGFDPCANLRIYLHAARLTENRVCFLRICEIMLPSVTTIINKISERGKMTLWTRRPP, encoded by the exons ATGCGCCATTTTAGACT CAGCAAGGTATGGCCCATCGCCTTGGACAATAAGCAAAATGATACTTGGGAGCTGTTAGGCAACAAATGCAGAAATAGTATTATACACCTAAACATGCTGTATTGCGAGCCGATGCTATTTCAGTTGGGGTTCGATCCTTGCGCGAATCTACGGATATATTTGCACGCGGCTCGATTAACTGAGAACCGAGTGTGCTTCTTGCGAATCTGTGAAATAATGCTGCCATCCGTTACAACGATTATAAACA AAATATCCGAACGAGGCAAGATGACGCTTTGGACCAGAAGACCTCCTTGA